One stretch of Salarias fasciatus chromosome 19, fSalaFa1.1, whole genome shotgun sequence DNA includes these proteins:
- the cox16 gene encoding cytochrome c oxidase assembly protein COX16 homolog, mitochondrial, whose translation MFTLKTLHRNKTVKYGVPMLLLVVGGSFGLREFTQIRYDAQKLRKKLDPSLEAKVDLQKQSVMLEEEYEKLKEVNLDEWRNIRGPRPWEDSKEYQDEQRRKLDKTD comes from the exons ATGTTCACGTTAAAGACgctgcacagaaacaaaacGGTCAAATATGGAGTTCCTATGCTC ttgttgGTAGTTGGAGGTTCCTTCGGTTTGCGAGAGTTCACACAGATTCGATATGATGCCCAGAAGCTCAGAAAAAAG CTGGACCCGTCGCTGGAGGCTAAAGTGGACCTCCAGAAGCAGTCGGTCATGTTGGAGGAGGAGTACGAG AAGCTAAAGGAGGTCAATCTGGACGAATGGAGGAACATTCGAGGACCTCGACCCTGGGAGGACTCCAAGGAATATCAGGACGAGCAGCGTCGCAAACTGGACAAGACAGACTGA